One region of Streptococcus salivarius genomic DNA includes:
- a CDS encoding DUF6900 domain-containing protein gives METFKNNCEIHEPEMQVPSQPSLEEQIQEIYNSENENPEIDNILTQIARQVGGIPTLERQYSDSQDFHDVSVWRLRELLRVSYELGKSHAQNKAITPAFEKAQEVYR, from the coding sequence ATGGAAACATTCAAAAACAACTGTGAAATTCATGAGCCTGAGATGCAAGTCCCAAGCCAACCAAGCCTTGAAGAACAAATTCAAGAAATATACAACTCAGAAAATGAAAACCCTGAAATAGATAATATTCTCACACAAATTGCCCGACAGGTCGGTGGAATACCCACCTTGGAGCGGCAGTATTCGGACAGCCAAGATTTCCACGATGTGTCGGTTTGGAGACTGCGTGAGTTATTGAGGGTCAGCTATGAACTTGGAAAATCTCATGCTCAAAACAAAGCCATTACGCCAGCCTTTGAAAAGGCGCAGGAAGTTTACCGCTGA
- a CDS encoding ATP-dependent nuclease, with protein sequence MISRIVLQNFKRFPSTEILCNGGKNIFIGENGAGKSTLLQAIGLVLSGSHSQIEKVSLASLMNSTSVSKFLAEKGNFRQLPETFIELYFDENNPEIAANYKIEGVHNSKKIKAYGICLKITPNSDYRQEIQEILTGNAWNVFPYEFYKVEFLTFAGESYFSHSKPFKFLYNTVNTSLIDTNQETRKRIDEVYLSSINEMNRAKVNNKYRESSLSFINALRDDNLIESVDSEFMLHFEESERTFRDTISAAKNGVDIKNLGQGEKVLLGVENSYKSLKDRVKILLIEEPENHLSYLNLQKLVNTLSEDTNVQVFIGTHSNMITSRLGVDNLIFVNEGQTSKVTDLSPDTVKFFKKSTNQNLLNFILSKKVILVEGNAEYILMEKFFEIIHSEDASNCGVAIISVDGLSFKRYLEIAKGFSDKKVAVITDNDGDYKSKVLDRYSEYDSYDNIKVFSDSIDTNRTFEVCLYNKNSDLIDSLSIALTDNIQEFMLREKAEFALRLLTKFNDNDSLQESFNIPDYIKEAIEWVKND encoded by the coding sequence ATGATTTCAAGGATTGTTCTACAAAATTTCAAACGATTTCCTTCTACGGAAATTTTATGCAATGGCGGTAAAAATATTTTTATCGGCGAAAATGGCGCAGGAAAATCAACGCTTCTCCAAGCCATAGGACTAGTGTTAAGCGGTAGTCATTCTCAAATTGAAAAAGTTAGCCTTGCTAGTCTAATGAACTCAACATCTGTTTCGAAATTTTTAGCCGAAAAAGGGAATTTTAGACAACTTCCAGAGACCTTTATTGAGTTATATTTTGATGAGAATAATCCAGAAATAGCAGCAAATTACAAAATTGAAGGCGTTCATAATTCAAAAAAGATAAAGGCGTATGGAATTTGTCTGAAAATCACTCCCAATTCTGATTACCGTCAAGAAATTCAGGAAATTCTAACGGGCAACGCTTGGAACGTCTTTCCGTATGAATTTTACAAAGTTGAGTTTTTGACGTTTGCTGGGGAATCGTACTTTTCTCACTCTAAGCCGTTCAAATTTTTGTATAATACCGTTAACACAAGCTTGATAGATACAAATCAAGAAACTCGGAAAAGAATTGATGAGGTCTATTTGAGCTCTATTAATGAAATGAATCGAGCTAAGGTTAATAATAAATATAGAGAATCCTCACTTTCATTTATAAACGCTCTACGAGATGATAATTTAATAGAGTCAGTGGATTCGGAATTTATGCTACACTTCGAAGAATCTGAGAGAACTTTCAGAGACACTATTTCTGCTGCAAAAAACGGAGTGGATATTAAAAATCTCGGTCAAGGCGAAAAGGTGCTATTGGGTGTAGAAAACTCTTATAAATCTTTAAAAGATAGGGTTAAAATATTATTGATTGAAGAACCTGAAAATCATTTGAGCTACCTAAATTTACAAAAACTAGTAAATACACTAAGCGAGGATACGAATGTTCAGGTATTTATCGGTACACACTCAAATATGATAACCTCAAGACTTGGCGTTGACAATTTAATATTTGTTAACGAGGGTCAGACTTCGAAAGTTACTGATTTAAGCCCTGATACAGTTAAATTTTTCAAAAAATCAACAAACCAAAATCTTTTGAATTTTATTCTGTCTAAAAAAGTTATCTTAGTAGAAGGAAACGCTGAGTATATTTTGATGGAAAAGTTTTTCGAAATTATTCACTCTGAGGATGCGTCGAATTGCGGTGTAGCTATTATCTCTGTCGACGGCCTAAGCTTTAAGAGATATTTAGAAATCGCAAAAGGTTTTAGTGATAAAAAAGTTGCAGTAATTACAGATAATGATGGTGACTATAAATCGAAAGTGCTGGATAGGTATTCGGAGTATGATAGTTATGACAACATTAAGGTGTTCTCTGACAGCATCGACACCAATCGTACGTTTGAGGTGTGTCTATATAATAAAAATTCAGATTTAATAGATTCTTTAAGCATCGCCCTTACTGATAACATTCAAGAATTTATGCTTCGAGAAAAAGCAGAGTTTGCGCTCAGACTATTAACAAAATTTAATGATAATGATTCATTACAGGAATCATTCAATATTCCAGATTATATTAAAGAGGCTATAGAATGGGTGAAAAACGATTAA
- a CDS encoding RNA helicase, with amino-acid sequence MGEKRLIHAVAGSGKTRTIIEKVQPEKRNLIITYTENNQEVLKDRLCEKYGNIPENTHIFGVFEFLYNFCLVPYLGRRPKGIIFDYQKTDQYDNSSVSKDGRIIHNQLSNSLLKGELTINRKNIAFDNSYLDRIDKFFDYVFIDECQDFESDDFKWMLSLSDLKADVFLLGDFYQKTFSTSKRGNTGKGIHSDIDRWLGEISKAGFEIDTDTLSHSHRCPIVVCDFISSRLRVSIHSCSEEVGSIVECFDDNAAIKEIMENDGILKLFYQNSSTYKCFSQNWGESKGGEFLDVCVVLNKKTLDSFQKQPLLELAPSTKSKFYVACTRAKRTLYFIPEASVSDYKK; translated from the coding sequence ATGGGTGAAAAACGATTAATTCATGCAGTTGCTGGAAGCGGAAAAACAAGAACGATAATTGAAAAAGTACAACCTGAAAAACGGAATCTGATTATAACATATACAGAAAATAATCAGGAAGTTCTAAAAGATAGGCTTTGTGAGAAGTATGGGAACATTCCAGAAAATACTCATATTTTTGGAGTATTCGAATTTCTCTATAATTTTTGTCTAGTTCCTTACTTAGGTAGACGACCAAAGGGGATCATTTTTGATTACCAAAAAACGGACCAATATGATAATAGTTCTGTAAGCAAAGATGGACGAATTATTCACAATCAACTCTCAAACTCTCTACTAAAGGGAGAGTTGACTATAAACAGAAAGAATATTGCATTCGATAATAGTTATCTGGATAGAATTGATAAATTTTTTGATTATGTATTTATCGATGAATGTCAAGATTTTGAGTCTGACGACTTCAAATGGATGCTTAGTTTGTCGGATCTAAAAGCCGATGTATTTCTTTTAGGGGATTTTTATCAAAAAACATTCAGTACATCAAAAAGAGGTAACACAGGAAAAGGAATTCATTCAGATATAGACAGGTGGCTAGGAGAGATTTCTAAGGCTGGATTCGAAATTGATACAGATACTTTATCTCACAGCCATAGATGTCCAATTGTTGTCTGTGACTTTATCTCGTCAAGATTAAGGGTATCTATCCACTCTTGTTCGGAAGAGGTGGGTAGCATTGTGGAGTGTTTTGATGATAATGCTGCTATCAAAGAAATTATGGAGAATGACGGCATTTTAAAGTTATTTTACCAAAATTCCTCCACTTATAAATGCTTCAGTCAGAATTGGGGAGAGAGTAAAGGAGGAGAATTTTTAGATGTGTGCGTTGTTTTAAATAAAAAAACACTTGACTCTTTTCAAAAGCAACCCCTTTTAGAGCTAGCACCTTCTACTAAATCAAAATTCTATGTTGCGTGTACTCGAGCTAAAAGAACCCTATATTTCATACCTGAAGCTAGTGTCTCAGATTACAAAAAATAA
- a CDS encoding DEAD/DEAH box helicase family protein: MEFLYEIYNMASANGFIDFKENVPTKLEKNLKYPLRAYQKEALGRYLYYKEDTKNRLTPEHVLFNMATGSGKTLLMASLILEKYQQGERNFIFFVNNDNILTKTRDNFLTVGAGKYLFAEKIELNNQVVPVREVTDFSDSNPNAINIVFTTIQKLHQDLNTPRENRLSYEQFEDISVVLLADEAHHLNAGLNAGEKKDNTSWTSTIENIQKTAKKSSLLEFTATIDLNNKDIAQKYEKHLIYKYDLKEFRLDKYSKDVLFHLVDSDVSARMLQAILISQFRKKIALKNGINLKPLVMFKSQKIAESKGNLDSFLDLLTNLSVQQIVAQRELAQDGILKQAFDFFDQSGLSDQDLIAELQEDFRLERLLLIDGKNKTSNSLVELNTLENPENEIRAIFAVDMLNEGWDVLNLFDIVRLYDTRDGKVTKNGFVAGSTTNAEKQLIGRGARYYPFVFDGYPDEKFTRKFDENELHELRVIEQLHYHSANNPRYISELKQVLRESGIYDDQNLVERELRLKDSFKKTRTYTDGLVWMNKRLSRKELVEKQQLSLLDDSIIPTRFKLSLPTQSSRDIGAFEGDDFALVSENIVSLPYKFGKKIEPHIVRAAINRNKAYTFENLIKAFPGLVSLDGFITMLQNIDLTIEGDKKAVDKLSQEHKLFIVEKLLHYIEKDLVALEERFYGSNEFTAYKIQDLFEANIKRKFTVNQQSDAEFGLSQKNRTETQYFEDLDAFDWYAYDDNFGTDEEKMLVRVIKELMADLEEKWTDIYLLRNEKAVKIYSFEDGRAFEPDFLMFANDKKTGNVSWQIFIEPKGGQFLDSDNTFENSKEGWKQKFLLQISERDEARTLVDDDRYRIIGLPFYNHTVSEELVKEELRGL; the protein is encoded by the coding sequence ATGGAGTTTCTATATGAAATCTATAACATGGCAAGTGCCAATGGTTTTATTGACTTCAAGGAAAATGTTCCAACCAAACTTGAGAAAAACCTCAAATACCCTCTTCGTGCCTACCAGAAGGAAGCCTTGGGGCGGTATTTATATTACAAGGAAGATACCAAAAATCGATTAACCCCAGAGCATGTCCTCTTTAATATGGCGACGGGCTCGGGTAAAACGCTACTTATGGCAAGCCTTATCCTTGAAAAATACCAACAAGGGGAGCGTAACTTCATCTTCTTTGTCAATAATGACAATATCTTGACTAAAACCCGTGATAATTTTTTGACGGTAGGAGCTGGCAAATATCTCTTTGCGGAAAAAATCGAGCTCAACAATCAAGTTGTGCCTGTGCGAGAAGTCACGGATTTTTCAGACAGTAATCCGAATGCGATTAACATTGTCTTTACAACGATTCAAAAGCTCCATCAAGATTTGAATACACCAAGAGAAAATCGACTTTCTTACGAACAGTTCGAAGATATTTCGGTGGTGCTTTTAGCCGACGAAGCTCACCATCTCAATGCAGGGCTGAATGCTGGCGAGAAGAAAGATAACACCAGCTGGACGTCAACCATCGAAAATATTCAAAAGACTGCTAAAAAGTCTAGCCTCTTAGAATTTACAGCGACCATTGACTTAAACAACAAGGATATTGCCCAGAAGTACGAAAAGCACTTGATTTACAAGTACGACCTGAAAGAGTTTCGTTTGGATAAATATTCCAAGGATGTTCTCTTTCATCTGGTGGATAGCGACGTGTCGGCACGTATGCTTCAAGCCATTCTCATCAGCCAGTTCCGCAAGAAAATAGCACTCAAAAACGGTATCAACTTGAAACCTCTAGTCATGTTCAAATCACAGAAAATTGCAGAGAGCAAGGGCAATCTGGATAGTTTTTTGGATTTGTTGACAAATCTAAGTGTGCAACAAATTGTCGCTCAGCGTGAGTTAGCCCAAGATGGCATTTTGAAACAAGCTTTTGACTTTTTTGATCAATCAGGGTTATCAGACCAAGATTTGATAGCAGAGCTACAAGAAGATTTTCGTCTCGAACGCCTGCTCTTGATTGATGGGAAAAATAAAACTAGCAATAGCTTGGTGGAATTGAATACACTTGAAAATCCTGAAAATGAGATTCGAGCGATTTTTGCTGTAGATATGCTCAACGAGGGCTGGGACGTACTGAATCTCTTCGATATTGTCCGTCTCTATGACACTCGTGATGGAAAAGTAACCAAGAATGGCTTTGTGGCGGGTTCAACGACTAACGCCGAAAAGCAGTTGATAGGACGTGGTGCTCGTTATTATCCATTCGTCTTTGATGGATATCCGGACGAGAAATTCACTCGAAAATTCGATGAAAATGAACTCCATGAATTGCGTGTTATTGAGCAACTTCATTATCACTCTGCTAACAATCCACGCTACATTTCCGAACTCAAGCAAGTCCTGCGTGAGTCTGGTATTTATGATGACCAAAATTTGGTAGAGCGTGAACTGCGACTGAAAGACAGTTTTAAGAAAACTCGCACTTATACGGACGGGCTTGTTTGGATGAATAAGCGTTTAAGTAGAAAAGAGCTGGTTGAAAAGCAGCAGCTATCTCTCTTGGATGATTCCATCATTCCGACTCGTTTTAAGTTAAGCCTGCCAACGCAGTCCAGCCGTGATATTGGTGCTTTTGAGGGAGATGATTTTGCTTTAGTGTCAGAAAATATCGTTAGCTTGCCGTACAAGTTTGGCAAGAAGATTGAACCACATATTGTTCGAGCTGCCATCAATCGAAATAAAGCCTATACCTTCGAAAACCTCATAAAGGCATTTCCTGGTTTGGTAAGCCTTGATGGTTTTATCACGATGTTACAAAACATTGACTTGACTATCGAGGGAGACAAAAAGGCGGTTGATAAACTTAGCCAAGAACACAAACTTTTTATCGTTGAAAAACTCTTACACTATATCGAAAAAGACTTGGTGGCACTTGAAGAACGATTTTATGGCTCAAATGAGTTTACGGCTTATAAGATTCAAGATTTGTTTGAAGCCAATATCAAGCGGAAATTCACAGTTAATCAGCAAAGCGATGCAGAGTTCGGATTATCTCAGAAAAACCGCACAGAAACCCAGTATTTCGAGGATTTGGACGCTTTTGATTGGTATGCTTATGACGACAACTTTGGAACTGACGAAGAAAAAATGCTGGTTCGAGTAATTAAAGAATTGATGGCAGACCTAGAAGAAAAGTGGACGGATATTTATTTGCTTCGCAATGAAAAAGCCGTTAAGATTTATAGCTTCGAAGACGGACGTGCTTTCGAACCTGATTTTCTGATGTTTGCGAACGATAAGAAAACGGGGAATGTCTCGTGGCAGATTTTCATCGAACCAAAGGGTGGCCAGTTCTTAGATAGCGACAATACTTTTGAAAATAGCAAGGAAGGTTGGAAACAGAAATTCCTTCTACAAATATCTGAACGAGATGAAGCTAGAACGCTGGTGGATGATGATCGCTATCGCATTATTGGCTTGCCGTTTTATAACCATACTGTGAGTGAAGAGTTAGTGAAGGAAGAGTTGAGAGGATTGTAA
- a CDS encoding NYN domain-containing protein — protein sequence MKKRILLVDGYNMIAFWQETRQLFKTNQLDEARETLLRKLNHYANFEHIDIICVFDAQFVPGSRQRYDQYRISVIFTEEDETADSYIERAAAEMNTVQNLVEVATSDLNEQWAIFSQGALRVSARELEERVNTVKSDLDKMSAHIDLKTPKLRPWDDAQLGKLQDLLNEIE from the coding sequence ATGAAAAAAAGAATACTTCTGGTTGATGGTTATAATATGATTGCCTTTTGGCAAGAAACCCGTCAACTCTTTAAGACCAATCAGCTTGATGAAGCTCGTGAAACCTTGCTTCGTAAGCTCAATCATTATGCTAACTTTGAACATATTGATATTATCTGTGTGTTTGATGCCCAGTTTGTTCCAGGGAGTCGTCAACGTTATGATCAATATCGTATCAGTGTTATTTTTACTGAGGAAGATGAGACAGCAGATAGCTATATTGAGCGCGCAGCGGCTGAGATGAATACTGTTCAAAATCTAGTTGAAGTAGCAACTAGTGACTTAAATGAACAGTGGGCTATCTTTTCACAAGGGGCTTTACGTGTTTCGGCGCGTGAGTTGGAAGAGCGTGTCAATACTGTTAAGTCTGACTTAGACAAGATGTCGGCACATATTGACTTAAAGACACCAAAACTACGTCCATGGGACGATGCGCAATTAGGGAAATTACAGGACCTTTTAAATGAAATAGAATAG
- the rlmB gene encoding 23S rRNA (guanosine(2251)-2'-O)-methyltransferase RlmB, which produces MKTTKELSLDIVYGVHAVTESLEANTGNKLYIQDDLRGKNVDAIKALAAEKKVSISWTPKKTLSDMTGGAVHQGFVLRVSEFAYSELSVIMDKAEQEENPLVLILDGLNDPHNFGSILRTADATQVTGVIIPKHRAVGVTPVVAKTSTGAVEHIPIARVTNLSQTLDKLKEAGFWVFGTDMDGTPSHKWNTAGKVALIIGNEGKGISANIKKQVDEMITIPMSGHVQSLNASVAAAVLMYEVYRNRL; this is translated from the coding sequence ATGAAAACAACTAAAGAATTAAGTCTAGACATTGTTTATGGTGTGCATGCCGTAACAGAGAGTCTGGAAGCAAATACTGGTAATAAACTCTATATTCAAGATGATCTTCGAGGGAAAAATGTTGATGCCATTAAGGCTTTGGCAGCTGAAAAGAAGGTTTCCATCTCTTGGACACCTAAGAAAACCTTGTCTGATATGACAGGTGGAGCTGTGCATCAAGGTTTTGTTCTTCGTGTGTCAGAGTTCGCTTATTCTGAGCTCTCAGTTATTATGGATAAGGCTGAACAAGAGGAGAATCCTCTAGTCCTCATTTTAGATGGACTCAACGATCCTCATAACTTTGGTTCTATCCTACGTACAGCTGATGCTACTCAGGTGACAGGAGTTATTATTCCTAAGCATCGTGCTGTGGGGGTAACACCTGTCGTTGCCAAGACATCAACAGGGGCTGTGGAGCATATTCCCATTGCCCGAGTGACCAATCTTAGCCAAACTCTTGATAAACTTAAAGAAGCAGGCTTCTGGGTATTTGGAACAGATATGGATGGCACCCCATCTCATAAATGGAACACAGCTGGAAAGGTTGCCCTTATCATTGGTAATGAAGGTAAGGGAATCTCTGCTAACATCAAGAAGCAAGTGGATGAGATGATTACTATTCCTATGAGTGGTCATGTGCAGAGCCTTAATGCCAGTGTGGCAGCTGCAGTTCTCATGTATGAAGTTTATCGAAACCGATTGTAA